GACATGCCTACCGATTTGTTCTCGGttacctgaaaaaaaaaaatcatgttttttACATACGACATTAACTAAGAATTTATTACTAGAGCagtatttattttgtttgaaacttgaaagaagCTTTCATTAATCTATTTGAAGCAGAAGATTTTGGCGACAACCAAGTGGTAATACAAGCTGGTTGAAATTCTTTTTGACATTTGCAATGGAAATATGCTATATTATTTTGGTGTCCATTCGCCTTTTttgtaagaaagaaaaaaaaaacacctttttCTGGGTTGATTTTGAAGAAGTGAAGTGAAGTGCAGGTGAACAATGCTGGGGTTATCGGAGTCAATATTGATGAAAATGCTTATAGAGCAGCGACTAAGGTGAGTTTTCTAAGGGAGATTTAGGATTTACCATAAACTGGTTGGTAGTTGTAACTGTTAATCCAATTGAGGAAAGGAAAACACATTGCTCATTTCATATAGCTAACGGGGATAACAAGGATCTTCTGACTAATCCAGGGAGGTGGTGAAACCAATGCAAAGGAATTGTTGAGAAATGGAAGCTACAAACTGGCTGAAGAATGCTTGAATATAAACTATTGTGGGACGAAGCACATGGTAGAAGCATTCATTCCCCTTCTTCAGAAATCCGATTCACCACGGATTGTCAATGTCTCTTCAGGCATGGGAAAGTTGAAGGTAGAAATCTTCACACAAATGACTCGTGTTTGGTACTACTCGCGGTTGAGTTAAAAActtgtttaatttgtttcagAATGTACCAAATGAATGGGCTAAAGGAGTGCTACGTGATGCTGATAATCTGACAGAAGAAAGAATTGATGAGGtgttgcatcaatttctcaaagattATAAAGAAGGTTCAGTTGAATCGAAAGGTTGGCCGAGTTTTGGTTCTGCCTATATACTCTCAAAAGCAGCCATCAATGCATACACAAGGATTCTGGCCAAGAAGTACCCTACTTTCAGAATCAATAGTGTCTGCCCTGGATATGTGAAGACAGACATAAACTACAACACTGGTTACTTATCTGTTGAAGAAGGAGCAGAGAGTCCTGTTAGGTTGGCTTTGTTGCCAGATGATGGTCCTTCTGGCCTATTCTTAGATCGAAAAGAAAAGTCGGCCTTCTAAGCAAATGGGATTAATTCCTCTACTGTTCCGTCTTAGGTTATGATTACGGTTTCAAGTTTGTCATgattgtgggtttttttttaagcaGCATATATAAGTTGAAATGGACTAATAAAGTCGATCGCTCTTGCTTGAGAAACTGTTTTCTAACATTTTCTCCAATGAATTTGATTATACAAACTAATTACAACTATTTTATGTTGATGTATTGTCATCTAACATATACATTTTATACTCATTTAAATGCAAATATTTTAAAGTTACTGAATCTGGAATTATTTCACATattccatttctttcttttctttgggtTATGGTAGAAGTACTCCTAATAGTTAAACTAATTCAACTGTCTTTGGTTACTTTTTCTGACTTTCATGTCTTTTTAATTTGGTTTCTTTGAATGAATTCATACAGATTAGTAGCACACAGAAGAATAGAATCAGATGGCCACAGTAAATTCAACCTCACAATCCAGCACTAAACATTTGGTAAtcagaaagctcaactagaaaacgcaataaataaaattacctTGAATGGTGCAGCAGACGATGGCTGAGTTTCTATTATCTTCTCTGTTGTTCCTGGTCGATAATGCGCGACTCCTGCTCCTGCTGCAGATTCAATATGGGTTAGAGATTAGCAGCAGACGAGAGAATCCCATGTTTGAGTTTCATTACAAAATGGGATTTTCCTTTTCTGCAAGTCATTGTGAAAAACTTCACTTGCTGATTGAAAGAGCACTCTTCTTCTCAATTACATTATGAACACTGAGGCTAATTATTTTTCCCGACAAAAAAACGAAGACCAGACTTCCTATCGAGCACTCTGTCAAAGCTGCTGCAGGTGATACAGTTCAGTTAGCTGACCACAACATCCATAAATTCTAGCATCTTAATTAAGAGCCAAAATGCATGAAATTACATATCGAAACAAACTCCGGAATGAGGTGCTTTATCATAGagaaataaagtaataaaccaTCTCTCTGtcaaaaaatatcaaatcaaataaagAAACCCTCTCTCTTTAAGAAAAAGGCCGCAAATGGCTAAACATAATATCATCAGGCATCACCTGATGCCACAGTTAGCTGTGGACCTCAGCATAAATCTAGCTGTCATAGCCCTCTATTCATATATGTATACGCTTCTGGTGAAAAATTGATGCTCTGACTTCCTTCAATAATATCTTGTTGAGTTTAACTGTGTAAACTAGAGATATTGCATGCTGTGAAGCAAGTGACGCAATACCCAAATTGTTAAATAACAAGGAAGCTATCCCCTGACAACCAAAGATTCATCTGCATGATGAATTTTCTCCATTATGCTTTAACTTGAAAATCCCGTAGCGCTCACGCAAGGTTGTATGCCCTTTTAGCCGCGCTAAGAGTATTTGCGAGAAGCATAGCAATGGTCATTGGCCCAACTCCGCCAGGCACTGGAGTAACAGCTGAAGCAACCTTGCATGCCTCCTCATAACAGACATCTCCTACTAAACGGTATCCTCGAGGATGTGCTGCATCCTTTGAAACATAATCCAGACAGGAAAATGGTCACTGACCAAGAAAATAAACTAAAAGCACAAATCAACAGGGGAAACACAGAGTGACAACTGTCTTCCTTCAGACACAGATATTTATTTAAAACATAATCAACAACTCATCACATGCACGATTCTGATATGGATTATCcttttcaaacaaataaaattaagagagtAAAAATGATAAACGTTCAAGACCACAAACATCATGTAAAGTTTGCTCACCTCAACTGGATTAATTCCAACATCAATTACAACCGCACCAGGCTTTATCCACTTTCCCCTGACCATATTTGGTTGCCCAACAGCTGAGATTATAATATCTGCTTGTCTAGTGATGTCCTCAGGGTTCTTGGTTCTAGAATGGATGATACTGACAGTGGCATCTTCGTTCTACCAATGTCAACATTCCAGATGTGAATGCTTGTAGGGTATAAATagcaatataaaacaaaaaccatAAGGGCAGAATTTCTTGGCAAGAGAAAAAGACTAAAGAAAATTACTTGCAGCAACAATGCGACCGGCATTCCGACAATATTGCTTCGGCCAATCACAACTGCCCTCTTTCCTTTGATGTCAATACCATATCTATGCAACAGCTCTATGCATCCTTTAGGCGTGCATGGGACAAACAAAGGTTCTCTACCTCTCATTGCAAGACGACCAGTGTTTAGTGGGTGAAAACCGTCCACATCTTTCTCAATGCTAACCGCATTTAAGATATTCTCCTCATTCATATGCTGGTCCAAACAGATTAATTACTAAGAATGGTATAATAtgcattgtgcaaaagctaaagaCAGAAATTGTTTAGAAACATGTATTTTCTGGTCAGACgtcaatagaaaaagaaaaatcactGTTTGATAATATTTGAGTCTGACAAAATTACGTGTGATaattcttcttattatttttttgaatgcaatTATGTGTGataattcttcttcttattattttttcaaatgcAATTACGTGTGATAATTCACCAAATGAAGCAAAAAAAAGGTGTCTAAATTTAGAAGCATACAGAAGGTAGAGGCAACTGAACAAGGATTCCATGAACCGATGGATCGTCATTGAAGCCCAAAATAGACTTTAGCACTTCTTGTTCAGTGGATTCCTCAGGCAAGTGCACTTCAAAAGAATTAATCCCCACAGATTCACAAGCTTTTTTCTTATTGCGTACATAAGTTGCAGAGTCCTTTCTATCCCCGACAAGAATAACTGCCAACCCCGGAACAATGCCTGCTGACTCCTTCATCCTGGACACTTCAGCAGCTATCTCATCTCGGATTTGCTTCGCCACTAATTTTCCATCAATTACCTTAGCAGAGGCCTCAGTAGTCATTGCGGCTTTTCAATAcggtcaagaaaaaaaaaaaaagatgagcaAAGAAGAAACACAAATTATAGCTATTCATATGTTTCCATAACCTAGTCTATATTAGATGCAATGAGGTATCTTCCTGTATGACAAACTAGAGCTCCAGAAAGATCTACTTAAAGGAAAATCTGAAAAGTGTTGAACCTTAACATTTCGAGTGAGTTGTTTCATAAGATACAAACTTTGACATCATCTCCATTCTCCCTAATTCCTTATAATACAGGACCAAATCAAATGAGATAGACTAACACCAAAACCAGATACACTAACACCATAAAGATACTTTCCCATTAGTCctgttctatttatttattgtatGAAATTAATGTacatttttaatttgaaaaataaaggcACTTTACAGAACGAGCCATAGTAGCACATTGATTGCAAACTTTTCTGTATGTTGGCTTTGAATTCactggttttggtttttattttttatttttgtgtaccAACGATCTAAGTCTTAAGCAAGCGCCAACAGCAGGATGCACAAACAGACTGAACAAAACATGTTTGACGAAATGCCTCAACAGGAACCATACACGCAAgaacaaataagaaaacattTTTGGCATATTAATTGCAGCCTAAACAACATCAATAACAAAGATGAACactttcccaaaaaaaaaaaagagaaatcagTTCCAAGGTAATTAGATACGTACAGGCAACAACCGGAGACAAGGAGGTTGAGGTGTGTGTGAGGGAGACAGTGAGTCTGGCGGGCGCGGTAGGCATCGCGACTCCAACGCGAAGAGGCTTCGATAAGAAGCGGTGAAGGCAGACATGGACGCCGTTTTTGCGGTAGAGAGAGCTTAAGCGAAAGGGAAGTAGAGTAGCCGTTGTGGAGGAAGCACCGTCAGTGAATATCGTCCAGGCCATTCGCTCCTTCGTTAAACTTACGCAAAGCTCGGGCTTTTGTACACCGGGGTGTTGCGTCTAAAAATCTTTAAAAAGACTAGGGttttgtttggactttggagacGAGCGACTTATTAGTGGGAGAAGCACAGGCACTAAGAGCACTCATATATTGGTGTATGTAAAATAGGTATAATAGGTAACAGATTATACAAATTGTCTTAAAAAATACACTAAATGAGTATCTACTTGTAGATAATCAAAAAATAAGTatgtaaatattaaaataatgaagacctttattttttaatactAAATAAATGTTGTAAATGCTTGATCTCTAcctcatatttttatttataattaattaatattaactaATATCTATCatataaaatattcattatttattaaatcATTGCAATATTCAAACATTACGAAAGACATTAATAACAtactattttattaaatttaaaatataaaatattaaaaattaagaaattacacattaataatacatataaattagAAACTTGAATTGCTATGAATGCTCCACAAGGTCAGTTTGAAGTTGAGTATGTGTTTCTCTATCTCGGATGCGAATGTGTTGGTCAACAAAGTTTCGAAACTCATTAGTTCGTAATTGTTCCAGTGTTGGCATTGGAGGACCATCTTCAACTTGCTTATATATGTCTATAATATCAGGTTGAACATGTAAATGTCGTTCATCTTCAACAATCATATTATGCAGTAT
This sequence is a window from Tripterygium wilfordii isolate XIE 37 chromosome 8, ASM1340144v1, whole genome shotgun sequence. Protein-coding genes within it:
- the LOC120004432 gene encoding bifunctional protein FolD 4, chloroplastic, whose translation is MAWTIFTDGASSTTATLLPFRLSSLYRKNGVHVCLHRFLSKPLRVGVAMPTAPARLTVSLTHTSTSLSPVVASAMTTEASAKVIDGKLVAKQIRDEIAAEVSRMKESAGIVPGLAVILVGDRKDSATYVRNKKKACESVGINSFEVHLPEESTEQEVLKSILGFNDDPSVHGILVQLPLPSHMNEENILNAVSIEKDVDGFHPLNTGRLAMRGREPLFVPCTPKGCIELLHRYGIDIKGKRAVVIGRSNIVGMPVALLLQNEDATVSIIHSRTKNPEDITRQADIIISAVGQPNMVRGKWIKPGAVVIDVGINPVEDAAHPRGYRLVGDVCYEEACKVASAVTPVPGGVGPMTIAMLLANTLSAAKRAYNLA